Proteins encoded in a region of the Delphinus delphis chromosome 13, mDelDel1.2, whole genome shotgun sequence genome:
- the LOC132436429 gene encoding LOW QUALITY PROTEIN: protein FAM246C (The sequence of the model RefSeq protein was modified relative to this genomic sequence to represent the inferred CDS: deleted 2 bases in 2 codons), whose product MVAEPRRPWAQARSAFGASEALRRAVGRQPDPGPQPHRLSPNEARAPGRLARLRCQFRAEVAARANAPRLPRLVDRAGATEPEKARSRGSVCSGCGEPRGGATYPAGVLEVSERQLQEGLAAVRAELAGAGLEALRAELRAELDALRALLPPPPPPPAPREPRGLRGLALLRALGTVNALATSARPTDNASDSPADGGASRAPVRKNLKKTPPGTPQGSGD is encoded by the exons ATGGTGGCAGAGCCCCGGCGCCCGTGGGCCCAGGCGCGCAGCGCGTTCGGTGCCAGCGAGGCGCTGCGGCGCGCGGTGGGCCGCCAGCCGGACCCCGGGCCGCAGCCCCACAGGCTGAGCCCCAACGAAGCCCGCGCCCCAGGCCGCCTGGCGCGCCTGCGGTGCCAGTTCCGGGCTGAGGTGGCGGCGCGGGCCAACGCGCCCCGACTGCCACGGCTGGTGGACCGCGCGGGGGCCACGGAGCCCGAGAAGGCGCGCAGCCGCGGCTCCGTGTGCTCCGGGTGCGGGGAGCCGCGCGGCGGGGCCACCTACCCGGCGGGCGTCCTGGAGGTGAGCGAGCGGCAGCTGCAGGAGGGCCTGGCAGCCGTGCGCGCCGAGCTG GCGGGCGCGGGGCTTGAGGCGCTGCGCGCGGAGCTGCGGGCGGAGCTGGACGCCCTGCGCGCGCTGCTGCCGCctccgccg ccgccgcccgccccccGCGAGCCCCGCGGCCTCCGCGGCCTGGCCCTGCTGCGGGCGCTGGGCACCGTGAACGCGCTGGCCACGAGCGCGAGACCCACCGACAACGCCTCGGACAGCCCGGCCGACGGCGGCGCTAGCcgggccccggtccggaagaACCTCAAGAAGACGCCGCCGGGGACCCCACAGGGCAGCGGGGATTAA
- the LOC132436430 gene encoding carbonic anhydrase 15-like: MPCSCSSTGGVPGRAGSEHSLDGQHHPMEMHVVHMNTQYQSIGEARGHPDGLAVLAMLLTTLARAPLTWSPLPRIRTLTTLSRLSDLKNVSARGASVNLASAFPLASLLLGAFGLSRFYRYAGSLTTRCCEPVELWTVFEDTVPIGRAQVAQFRIVAQARPPGSRPAPLTENFRPQQPLCVRRVVASPSASVRAAAPTPARGTGLS, translated from the exons ATGCCCTGCAGCTGCAGTTCCACTGGCGGGGTCCCCGGGCGAGCAGGCTCAGAGCACAGCCTGGACGGGCAGCACCACCCCATGGAG ATGCACGTGGTCCATATGAACACCCAGTACCAGAGCATAGGGGAAGCCCGAGGTCACCCTGATGGTCTGGCAGTGCTGGCCATGCTCTTGACG ACCCTCGCTCGAGCCCCTCTCACTTGGAGCCCCCTTCCGAGGATCAGGACTCTGACAACGCTCAGCCGTCTGTCGGACCTGAAGAACGTGTCTGCGCGCG GGGCCTCCGTGAACCTGGCGTCCGCCTTCCCGCTGGCTTCTCTGCTGCTGGGCGCCTTTGGCCTCTCGCGCTTCTACCGCTACGCGGGGTCGCTGACCACGCGGTGCTGCGAGCCCGTGGAGCTCTGGACGGTCTTCGAGGACACGGTCCCCATCGGGCGCGCGCAG GTGGCCCAGTTCCGGATCGTGGCCCAGGCCAGGCCCCCCGGCTCCCGCCCCGCACCTCTCACGGAGAACTTCCGGCCGCAGCAGCCTCTCTGTGTACGCAGGGTTGTAGCTTCCCCCAGCGCCTCGGTCCGCGCGGCAGCCCCCACCCCGGCCCGAGGCACGGGGCTCTCCTGA